A part of Eubacterium sp. AB3007 genomic DNA contains:
- a CDS encoding ATP-binding protein, whose translation MRRRMDAMFTDYRNIPCGDMPGDKIVIEEKHVAKAETIYPELKKLVDELMADDPDRKLVIGVCGGSGVGKSETASLLGWMLHEDGIETYILSGDNYPHRIPAENDAERRRLYEEGGEDALEAYLGTDQEADFQRVEKICMDFKAGAPSLLLKRMGRTRDDIWDEEVTMAGKQALIIEWTHAGSSQFQGVDIIILLNSTPEETLEHRRKRARDGEVDSPFTKKVLEIEQRHLNRDAHRANIILTKDGRIIDYAEFCGLMGLEE comes from the coding sequence ATGAGAAGGAGAATGGATGCGATGTTTACGGATTACAGAAACATCCCATGCGGCGATATGCCGGGTGATAAGATCGTCATTGAAGAGAAACATGTAGCCAAGGCAGAGACCATCTATCCGGAGCTGAAGAAACTGGTGGATGAGTTGATGGCGGATGACCCGGACCGCAAGCTGGTCATTGGAGTCTGCGGTGGCAGCGGGGTTGGAAAGTCAGAGACAGCCTCCCTGCTGGGATGGATGCTCCACGAGGACGGCATAGAAACCTATATCCTCAGCGGAGACAATTATCCGCACCGCATTCCAGCGGAGAATGACGCGGAGCGTAGGCGTCTCTATGAGGAAGGCGGAGAGGACGCCCTGGAAGCCTATCTGGGGACCGACCAGGAGGCGGATTTCCAGCGAGTGGAGAAGATCTGCATGGATTTCAAGGCCGGTGCTCCCAGCCTGCTGCTGAAGCGCATGGGCCGCACCAGGGACGACATCTGGGATGAGGAAGTAACCATGGCAGGCAAGCAGGCGCTGATCATCGAGTGGACCCACGCAGGGAGCAGTCAGTTCCAGGGTGTGGACATCATCATCCTGCTGAACAGTACTCCGGAGGAAACGCTGGAGCATCGCCGCAAGAGAGCCAGAGACGGGGAGGTGGACAGCCCCTTCACCAAGAAGGTGCTGGAGATCGAGCAGAGGCATCTGAACAGAGACGCACACAGGGCAAATATCATTCTGACCAAGGACGGCCGTATCATCGACTATGCGGAGTTCTGCGGCCTGATGGGATTGGAGGAGTAG
- a CDS encoding BMP family ABC transporter substrate-binding protein, producing the protein MSTEYTKARKLGEKEYKKLVSQGLSPFVPALDRLLPGLDTLKREPIGICEIPLDMIVGTVTAGRTDAFSPSFLPLIKEDSEFAAKWSSLYRYQLTSGITDAIKVYEYRRGFYVLEGNKRVSVMRYLGAPTIAADVYRILAPAGNDEESQVYQEFVRFHKVTGLYEIGLSHPGNYETLAALLGRDLDAPWPEDLVDTLRAAYTHFLQLLDRRAFQDPERSPGDIFLSYLSYYPPQTLLFDGDDALARRFERIRKEFRTEGNKANIAYVESPDQSLEKDLQSGPSVKFRELLTKTISSRYSEAHPLRVAFLHTQTPQVSSRVHSHELGRKHLSERFGKLVETWAYYDCLHTAGEAGDRLTFDRFDRAIDDAIAKGCEVIFTTSPALLPRVKVAALQHPEVKFLNCSVNLSHMSIRCYDSRMYEVKFMMGALAACFAENHQIGYLAGTPTYGTIANINAFAIGASMADPYAKVLVAWRAQKDADWYAQMQEAGISVFSDVDFVSAEDGPRPYGLYAYKPDGGIQPLARPLWNWGRYYELIALSLLRGTYDIPALEKKDRALNYWLGLSAGVVDILPDPDLPYATRNLLDMMRSSFLAGSMTPFGGELHSQDGIIRYAGDPPLTRQEILTMDWLNENVVGSIPDTGALDIFAQSVAAVSGVKRPSSSPRKETP; encoded by the coding sequence TTGTCCACGGAGTACACGAAAGCCCGTAAACTGGGCGAAAAGGAATACAAAAAACTGGTGTCGCAAGGCCTGTCGCCTTTTGTGCCGGCGCTGGACAGACTGCTCCCGGGACTGGACACACTGAAGCGGGAGCCCATAGGCATCTGCGAGATCCCCTTGGACATGATCGTCGGCACCGTCACCGCCGGGCGCACAGACGCCTTCTCGCCCTCCTTTCTTCCGCTGATCAAGGAAGACTCGGAGTTCGCGGCCAAGTGGAGCAGCCTGTATCGCTACCAGCTCACAAGCGGCATCACCGACGCCATCAAGGTCTACGAGTACCGCCGCGGCTTCTACGTTCTGGAGGGTAACAAGCGGGTATCCGTCATGCGCTATCTGGGGGCCCCCACCATCGCCGCCGACGTGTACCGGATCCTGGCTCCCGCCGGGAACGACGAGGAAAGCCAGGTCTACCAGGAGTTCGTCCGCTTCCACAAGGTCACCGGCCTCTACGAGATCGGCCTCAGCCACCCGGGTAACTATGAGACCCTTGCCGCACTGCTGGGAAGGGATCTTGACGCTCCCTGGCCCGAGGATCTGGTGGACACGCTGCGGGCTGCCTACACCCATTTCCTCCAGCTGCTGGACAGGCGCGCCTTCCAGGACCCGGAGCGCTCTCCCGGAGACATCTTCCTGTCCTATCTGAGCTACTACCCGCCGCAGACCCTCCTGTTTGACGGAGACGATGCGCTGGCCCGCCGGTTTGAGAGAATCCGCAAGGAGTTCCGCACCGAGGGAAACAAAGCCAACATCGCCTATGTGGAATCCCCCGATCAATCTCTGGAAAAGGATCTGCAGAGCGGCCCCTCTGTAAAGTTCAGAGAGCTTCTGACCAAGACGATCTCTTCCAGGTATTCCGAGGCCCATCCCCTTCGGGTCGCCTTCCTTCACACCCAGACGCCCCAGGTGTCCAGCCGTGTGCACAGCCACGAACTGGGCCGAAAGCACCTGTCAGAGCGGTTCGGGAAGCTGGTGGAGACCTGGGCTTATTATGACTGCCTGCATACAGCCGGTGAGGCGGGAGATCGCCTGACCTTCGACCGGTTCGACCGGGCCATCGACGATGCCATCGCCAAAGGCTGCGAGGTAATCTTCACCACATCGCCGGCCCTCCTTCCCCGGGTGAAGGTGGCTGCCCTCCAGCATCCGGAGGTGAAATTCCTGAACTGCTCCGTGAACCTTTCCCACATGTCCATCCGTTGCTACGACAGCCGGATGTATGAGGTGAAATTCATGATGGGAGCACTGGCCGCCTGTTTCGCAGAGAACCACCAGATCGGCTACCTGGCCGGAACTCCGACCTACGGCACCATCGCCAACATCAATGCCTTTGCCATCGGTGCGTCCATGGCGGATCCCTACGCCAAGGTGCTGGTGGCCTGGCGGGCCCAGAAGGATGCGGACTGGTACGCCCAGATGCAGGAGGCGGGCATCTCCGTATTCTCTGATGTGGATTTTGTCTCCGCCGAAGACGGACCTCGCCCCTACGGGCTCTACGCCTATAAGCCGGATGGCGGAATCCAGCCCCTGGCCCGGCCCCTCTGGAACTGGGGCCGGTACTACGAGTTGATTGCTTTGTCCCTGCTGCGAGGCACTTATGACATCCCCGCGCTGGAGAAGAAAGACCGTGCCCTGAACTATTGGCTGGGGCTTTCCGCCGGGGTGGTGGACATCCTCCCGGATCCGGACCTGCCCTATGCCACACGCAATCTGCTGGACATGATGCGAAGCAGTTTTCTGGCGGGCTCCATGACGCCCTTCGGCGGCGAACTGCACAGCCAGGATGGAATCATCCGCTATGCCGGCGACCCGCCCCTCACCAGGCAGGAGATCCTGACCATGGACTGGCTCAACGAGAACGTGGTGGGTTCCATCCCGGATACCGGCGCACTGGATATTTTCGCCCAGTCTGTGGCGGCGGTGAGCGGCGTAAAACGACCGTCCTCATCGCCCCGAAAGGAGACCCCATGA
- a CDS encoding metallophosphoesterase, which produces MKILFVSDVPDKALWDYFQPSRTEGVELIISCGDLPAEYLEFLVTMVNRPLLYVHGNHDSGYEQHPPQGCQCIDDKIVTSGGLRILGLGGSMRYKPDSPHMYTEPEMRRRIWRMGFSLRRSRGIDLLVTHAPALGYGDMEDLPHQGFACFNDLLMAHQPALMAFGHVHQDYGHFRRTLDHPSGARLLNAWQSFVLDTEEL; this is translated from the coding sequence ATGAAGATCCTGTTCGTGAGCGATGTCCCAGACAAAGCCCTCTGGGACTATTTCCAGCCTTCCCGTACAGAGGGAGTTGAATTGATCATCTCCTGCGGTGACCTGCCCGCGGAGTACCTGGAGTTCCTGGTGACCATGGTCAACCGGCCGCTTTTGTATGTCCACGGAAACCACGACAGCGGCTACGAGCAGCACCCACCCCAGGGCTGCCAGTGCATCGATGACAAGATCGTCACCTCAGGCGGCCTGCGCATCCTGGGCCTGGGCGGCTCCATGCGGTACAAGCCTGACTCCCCTCATATGTACACCGAACCCGAAATGCGGCGCCGCATTTGGCGCATGGGATTTTCGTTGCGGCGCTCCCGTGGCATCGACCTGCTGGTCACACACGCCCCCGCCCTGGGCTACGGCGACATGGAAGACCTGCCTCACCAGGGGTTCGCCTGCTTCAACGACCTGCTGATGGCTCACCAGCCTGCCCTCATGGCCTTCGGCCACGTCCACCAGGACTATGGCCACTTTCGGCGCACCCTGGATCACCCCAGCGGGGCCAGGCTGCTGAACGCCTGGCAGTCCTTTGTGCTGGATACGGAGGAGTTGTAA
- a CDS encoding alpha-amylase family glycosyl hydrolase, giving the protein MERFDNRPMLNAYPDSVGSKLGDMVELLKRPELAGTFSSFYVLPSLYHSDLDRGFCVIDYDLNEELATQTDLDALREMGIDLKLDFVMNHMSVQSPQFQDLIEKGEASDYRDFFIDWNRFWEGKGEMTEEGYIQPDQKYIADMFFRKPGLPILMVQFPDGREVPYWNTFYQKVWEEDGKRRYLGQMDVDIKCDKVWEFYRETLAKLAGYGAQIVRLDAFAYAPKEAGARNFMNEPGTWDLLEQVNEIAREHGLMLLPEIHASYAEKTYRTIAEKGYVTYDFFLPGLIIDAMENHTGEYLKQWAEELVREDIRTVNMLGCHDGIPLLDLKGLLPEERIQGLIDTVVGRGGYVKDLHGAKNMYYQVNATYFSALGENAQKMLLARAIQLFMPGKPQVWYLDLLAGTNDYEAMKRAGEGGHKEINRSNLSLEEAEKRLARPLVQDQISLLRMRKEDPAFGPDAEMAFSVDGCRMSITWTCGEHHKTLIADLENYGFLIM; this is encoded by the coding sequence ATGGAGAGATTCGACAACCGCCCCATGCTGAACGCCTATCCGGACAGCGTGGGAAGCAAGCTTGGGGATATGGTGGAACTTCTGAAGAGGCCGGAACTGGCGGGGACGTTCTCGTCCTTCTACGTCCTGCCCAGTCTTTACCACTCGGATCTGGACAGGGGTTTCTGCGTCATCGACTATGACCTGAATGAGGAACTGGCTACCCAGACGGATCTGGACGCGCTCAGGGAGATGGGCATCGACCTGAAACTGGACTTTGTCATGAACCACATGTCCGTCCAGTCTCCTCAGTTTCAGGACCTGATCGAGAAGGGGGAGGCCTCCGACTACAGGGACTTCTTCATCGATTGGAACCGGTTCTGGGAGGGCAAGGGCGAGATGACCGAGGAAGGGTACATCCAGCCTGACCAGAAGTATATCGCGGACATGTTCTTCCGCAAGCCTGGTCTGCCCATCCTGATGGTGCAGTTTCCGGATGGCCGGGAGGTGCCCTATTGGAATACGTTCTACCAGAAGGTCTGGGAGGAGGACGGTAAGCGCCGCTATCTGGGCCAGATGGACGTGGATATCAAATGTGACAAGGTCTGGGAGTTCTACCGTGAGACGCTGGCGAAGCTGGCGGGCTATGGGGCACAGATCGTACGGCTGGATGCTTTTGCCTATGCTCCCAAGGAAGCGGGAGCACGGAACTTTATGAATGAGCCGGGCACCTGGGATCTGCTGGAGCAGGTGAACGAGATCGCCCGGGAGCACGGTCTGATGCTCCTGCCGGAGATCCATGCTTCCTATGCAGAGAAGACCTACAGGACCATTGCAGAGAAGGGGTATGTAACCTATGACTTTTTCCTGCCGGGGCTGATCATAGACGCAATGGAGAATCATACCGGTGAGTATCTGAAGCAGTGGGCTGAGGAACTGGTCCGGGAGGATATCCGCACCGTCAACATGCTGGGCTGCCACGACGGCATTCCTCTTCTGGATCTGAAGGGTCTGCTCCCGGAGGAACGGATCCAGGGGTTGATCGATACTGTGGTAGGCCGAGGCGGCTACGTGAAGGATCTCCATGGCGCCAAGAACATGTACTATCAGGTGAATGCCACCTATTTCAGCGCGTTGGGGGAGAACGCCCAGAAAATGCTCCTGGCCAGAGCAATTCAGTTGTTCATGCCGGGAAAACCACAGGTATGGTATCTGGATCTGCTGGCTGGCACCAATGACTACGAGGCCATGAAACGAGCCGGTGAGGGCGGCCACAAGGAGATCAATCGCTCCAACCTATCTCTGGAAGAGGCGGAGAAACGCCTGGCCAGGCCGTTGGTGCAGGATCAGATTTCCCTGCTCCGCATGCGGAAGGAGGATCCTGCCTTTGGTCCGGATGCGGAGATGGCATTCAGCGTGGATGGATGCCGTATGTCCATCACCTGGACCTGCGGGGAGCATCACAAGACCCTGATTGCAGATCTGGAGAATTATGGATTCCTGATCATGTAA